In Carassius auratus strain Wakin unplaced genomic scaffold, ASM336829v1 scaf_tig00001753, whole genome shotgun sequence, a single window of DNA contains:
- the LOC113069575 gene encoding lysine-specific demethylase 3B-like isoform X8 translates to MGDSLGLIGKRLLLLLGDGGSAAEGAVEQADWIRGTVRAVSVIGLASPGTEVFVEFDDSPWRQRSWVQVYGDEVRAVLMESAIVWASCSDPSLSAAPQWPALMFKPLVDRVGLGSLVPVEFFGARTLAFLPNGSALHTFETEKDFGHSLLQEQPALQAAISRWHSDSELQEILRKGSCTIRGQRVQVYQPEFGEPWALGLVSQHDLVSHIMEIIMDQGEETQVVDPRVIHVMLAVEQSEKSPDRRKKEGDGGKGEGGRRRRTTSEGDEDITLKRFKGAGEGASDSQNGSGSNTDAEAMVTCVEMPGEGGVGGRVTSTCSPGSSNNSNSSQQEHSHIRSTGFVKENGSFVPNQERISSSVSAVLPASTPTPPPLKPAPSPFSNTFPSLGQMPSLVPGAPAPKSSPTLPAAEREEEGVLSGYPKTAALVSPGPVTISSPSQDNASSVALSAPVEANKKPSKWGSAPEAIQTPKTPALAAAGFGKQSSEPVFGEVPTQANGSSQEDKPFGFPFGAAKESQGQGSDPSQNLFFQIMSQNQSITQGQSKAFTSLSECLNKEPPNLFKPAAPSEGFKKVVAASTSAGLFGSAAASGLAPMKELPKVPEIKPAGNGIIMNKPFGAVGEAFPPATGQAASSAEPLNPSLGLGTSGLGSARNVNSSNPGSGFGLLASNKVSETHENLFLQATKETNPFLAYGGAVSHSPFSALSAPKSALSASAVSPSGSSGPLSQDPPGGDAKPNLFTMAEPPKGILAPQFPAPALTTTPSFTSVAQDGQQMSKPSKEGSDGSPGTRLSTEGQDVAMPFDQTKFALEERSHSTKRDSESSSNSDLSDLSEGEDNSGQSQKPGVSSATEDKSKTQPVAKSRPRSKPIKVGQSVLKDQNKVRRLKQSGESFLQDGSCINVAPHLHKCRECRLERYRKSREDSDDDDDPNVACRFFHFRRLAFTKKGVLRVEGFLSPQQSDSMAMGLWLPSLTAQEGLDLDTSKYILANVGDQFCQLVMSEKEAMMMIEPHQKVAWKRAVRGVREMCDVCETTLFNIHWVCRKCGFGVCLDCYRLRKNRPPEVDESPEEEVFSWLKCAKGQPHEPQNLMPTQIIPGTALYSIGDMVHAARGKWGIKANCPCTSRHNKPLVRPSAPNGLSQSGAANSVGNGATTRPNGDPAAGAVVKTEPVEEAGSADTTSGTSGTNSSTSSPAPAPTPAAKDGKGSSSALHWLADLATQKEPKESLRSVMGRDSRTPFGLDSFGTLSKPSGASPKLFNSLLLGAGPSQPKAEGTSLRDLLNSGPGKLPQGPAEGGVPFPSVFSTAGQADKMKGGLPNFLDHIIASVVETKKAESRRSSGAAEGGESGAVPRREGLMGLSVLDPHTSHSWLCDGRLLCLQDPSNSNNWKIFRECWKQGQPVLVSGIHKKLKEHLWKPESFSKEFGDQDVDLVNCRNCAIISDVKVRDFWDGFQVISKRLQGGDGQPMVLKLKDWPPGEDFRDMMPTRFDDLMVNLPLPEYTKRDGRLNLASRLPNFFVRPDLGPKMYNAYGLISTEDRKVGTTNLHLDVSDAVNVMVYVGIPEGDSDHEIKADFAGCKEVMQTIEEGDVDEVTKRRVYEAKEKPGALWHIYAAKDAEKIRELLRKVGEEQGQENPPDHDPIHDQSWYLDQTLRRRLYEEYGVQGWSIVQFLGDAVFIPAGAPHQVHNLYSCIKVAEDFVSPEHVKHCFRLTQEFRHLSTTHTNHEDKLQVKNIIYHAVKDAVGTLKAHEPKLGRS, encoded by the exons ATGGGGGACTCGCTCGGTCTGATCGGGAagcggctgctgctgctgctcggTGACGGGGGCTCCGCGGCGGAAGGGGCGGTGGAGCAGGCGGACTGGATCCGCGGAACCGTGCGGGCGGTCAGTGTGATCGGGCTGGCAAGCCCCGGGACGGAG GTGTTTGTGGAGTTTGACGACAGCCCTTGGCGGCAGCGCTCATGGGTGCAGGTGTACGGGGACGAGGTGCGAGCCGTTCTCATGGAGAGTGCCATCGTCTGGGCCAGCTGCAGTGATCCGTCGCTCTCCGCTGCGCCTCAGTGGCCAGCCTTG ATGTTTAAACCTCTGGTTGACCGAGTGGGTTTGGGATCCCTGGTTCCTGTGGAGTTCTTTGGCGCGAGAACCTTGGCATTTCTCCCTAACGGAAGCGCACTGCACACTTTTGAG acTGAAAAAGATTTCGGACACTCTCTGCTACAAGAGCAGCCGGCGCTTCAAGCGGCCATCAGCCGCTGGCACAGTGACTCGGAGTTGCAGGAGATCCTGCGGAAAG GATCGTGCACTATTCGGGGTCAGAGAGTGCAGGTGTACCAGCCTGAGTTTGGGGAGCCCTGGGCCTTGGGACTCGTATCTCAGCACGATCTAGTTTCACACATTATGGAGATTATCATGGACCAG GGTGAAGAGACACAAGTCGTCGATCCCCGGGTTATTCACGTGATGCTTGCTGTGGAGCAGTCAGAGAAG AGCCCAGATCGACGCAAGAAGGAGGGCGATGGTGGGAAAGGTGAGGGCGGTCGGCGGCGCCGGACAACATCTGAAGGAGATGAAGACATTACTCTGAAACGTTTCAAAGGAGCCGGAGAGGGCGCCTCTGACAGCCAGAATGGCAGTGGCTCTAACACGGACGCTGAGGCTATGGTAACATGTGTAGAGATGCCGGGAGAGGGTGGCGTAGGTGGGAGGGTGACGAGCACCTGTAGTCCAGGCTCCTCTAACAACAGCAATTCCTCTCAGCAGGAGCACTCCCACATAAGGAGCACAGGTTTTGTTAAGGAGAATGGCAGTTTTGTCCCAAACCAAGAAAGGATATCCTCTTCAGTATCAGCGGTGCTTCCTGCGTCCACTCCAACACCACCTCCATTGAAGCCTGCACCGTCGCCCTTTTCTAACACTTTTCCTTCTTTGGGTCAAATGCCCAGCTTGGTGCCCGGAGCCCCTGCCCCGAAATCCTCTCCCACACTCCCGGCAGCCGAGAGGGAGGAGGAAGGTGTCCTTTCAGGGTATCCTAAAACAGCTGCCCTGGTGTCTCCGGGTCCTGTGACCATTTCATCACCTTCCCAAGACAACGCTTCAAGTGTGGCCCTTTCTGCTCCTGTAGAAGCAAACAAAAAGCCCAGTAAATGGGGATCTGCTCCAGAAGCAATCCAG ACCCCCAAGACCCCTGCTCTAGCTGCTGCAGGATTTGGTAAACAGTCAAGTGAGCCAGTGTTTGGAGAAGTTCCCACACAGGCCAATGGTTCTTCCCAGGAGGACAAGCCTTTTGGCTTTCCTTTTGGAGCTGCGAAGGAGTCTCAGGGGCAGGGCTCTGATCCCTCACAGAACCTGTTCTTCCAAATCATGTCTCAGAACCAGAGCATCACACAAGGCCAGTCAAAGGCCTTCACGTCCTTGTCCGAGTGCCTGAACAAGGAGCCGCCCAACCTGTTCAAGCCTGCCGCTCCCTCCGAGGGTTTCAAAAAGGTGGTTGCAGCTTCTACATCCGCTGGACTGTTTGGTTCAGCAGCTGCTAGTGGCCTGGCACCAATGAAAGAGCTGCCAAAAGTGCCTGAGATCAAGCCTGCAGGCAATGGGATCATAATGAACAAGCCTTTCGGAGCGGTGGGGGAGGCTTTTCCCCCAGCCACAGGTCAAGCTGCGAGCTCTGCAGAGCCTCTGAATCCCTCTTTGGGATTAGGAACCAGCGGACTGGGAAGTGCCAGAAATGTTAACAGCTCAAATCCAGGCAGCGGTTTTGGTCTGCTGGCTAGCAACAAGGTTTCGGAAACTCATGAGAACCTTTTCCTACAGGCCACGAAGGAAACAAATCCATTTCTTGCTTATGGCGGAGCTGTTTCACACAGCCCTTTTAGTGCATTGTCAGCCCCGAAGTCTGCGCTGTCCGCGTCTGCTGTCTCTCCTTCAGGCAGCTCTGGTCCACTTAGTCAAGATCCTCCTGGTGGTGATGCCAAACCAAATCTCTTCACCATGGCAGAACCTCCTAAGGGAATCTTAGCCCCCCAGTTCCCTGCTCCTGCCCTCACGACCACTCCGTCATTCACTTCAGTTGCCCAGGATGGACAACAAATGTCCAAACCAAGCAAAGAGGGTTCAGATGGCAGCCCGGGAACCCGCCTCAGCACCGAAGGCCAAGATGTGGCTATGCCTTTTGACCAAACCAAGTTTGCTTTGGAGGAACGCAGTCATTCCACCAAAAGAGATTCAGAGTCCAGTAGCAACAGTGACCTGTCTGATTTGAGCGAGGGGGAGGACAACTCCGGCCAGAGCCAGAAACCTGGGGTTTCCTCAGCCACTGAGGATAAGAGCAAGACCCAGCCTGTGGCTAAGAGCCGGCCACGGAGCAAACCCATCAAAG TGGGACAGTCCGTGTTGAAGGACCAGAATAAGGTTCGGCGCTTGAAGCAGTCCGGAGAGTCCTTTCTACAAGACGGCTCCTGCATTAACGTGGCGCCCCACCTGCACAAATGCCGCGAGTGCCGTCTGGAGCGCTACAGGAAATCCCGCGAGGACtcggatgatgatgatgacccAAACGTGGCTTGCCGATTCTTCCACTTCCGCAG GCTGGCTTTCACTAAGAAGGGAGTCCTTCGCGTGGAGGGCTTTCTGAGCCCGCAGCAGAGTGACAGCATGGCGATGGGCCTGTGGCTCCCCTCCCTCACAGCACAGGAAGGACTTGACCTGGACACGTCCAAATATATTTTAGCAAACGTGGGTGACCAGTTTTGCCAACTGGTCATGTCAGAGAAAGAGGCCATGATGATGATCGAGCCCCATC AAAAAGTGGCATGGAAGCGAGCTGTGAGGGGAGTGAGAGAGATGTGCGACGTGTGTGAGACGACGCTGTTCAACATCCACTGGGTGTGTCGCAAATGCGGCTTCGGCGTTTGTCTCGACTGCTACCGGCTACGCAAGAACAGGCCACCTGAAG TAGACGAGAGTCCTGAAGAAGAGGTGTTCTCATGGCTGAAGTGTGCTAAAGGCCAGCCACACGAACCACAGAACCTCATGCCCACTCAAATTATACCTGGCACGG CCTTATACAGCATAGGTGACATGGTACACGCAGCCAGAGGTAAATGGGGCATCAAAGCGAACTGCCCCTGCACTAGTCGACATAACAAACCCTTGGTGCGGCCCAGTGCTCCAAACGGCCTTTCACAG TCGGGTGCAGCTAACAGTGTGGGGAATGGAGCCACAACCCGTCCGAACGGGGACCCGGCAGCGGGTGCTGTAGTCAAAACAGAGCCTGTTGAGGAGGCGGGCAGCGCTGACACAACGTCAGGCACCAGTGGGACAAACAGCAGCACTTCTAGTCCTGCTCCTGCCCCGACACCAGCTGCTAAAGATGGCAAGGGCAGTTCCTCGGCCCTTCACTGGCTGGCTGACCTGGCCACACAAAAGGAGCCCAAAG AGTCTCTGCGCTCCGTGATGGGTCGAGACTCTCGTACTCCATTTGGTCTGGACTCCTTCGGGACCCTTTCCAAACCCTCAGGGGCTAGTCCCAAGCTCTTCAACAGTCTGCTGCTGGGCGCTGGCCCTTCCCAACCCAAAGCAGAGGGCACTAGTCTCCGAGATCTACTGAACTCTGGCCCCGGAAAGCTCCCGCAAGGTCCCGCCGAGGGAGGTGTTCCCTTCCCTTCAGTGTTCTCCACTGCTGGT CAGGCTGATAAAATGAAGGGAGGACTTCCTAACTTCTTGGATCATATCATTGCATCAGTGGTGGAGACGAAGAAGGCAGAGAGTCGCCGGTCATCAGGGGCAGCAGAAGGCGGCGAGTCGGGGGCCGTTCCTCGCAGAGAGGGCTTGATGGGTCTCAGTGTATTAGACCCTCACACTTCCCACTCCTGGCTGTGCGATGGCCGACTGCTCTGCCTGCAGGACCCCAGCAACAGCAACAACTGGAAGATCTTCAGAGAGTGCTGGAAACAAGGACAG CCTGTGCTGGTCTCAGGCATACACAAGAAGCTGAAGGAACACTTATGGAAGCCAGAGTCCTTTAGCAAGGAGTTTGGAGACCAGGATGTGGACCTGGTCAACTGTAGGAACTGCGCCATCATTTCTGATGTCAAAGTCAGAGACTTCTGGGATGGTTTCCAGGTTATTTCCA AGCGGTTGCAGGGTGGAGATGGCCAACCTATGGTACTGAAACTTAAAGACTGGCCTCCTGGAGAAGATTTCAGAGATATGATGCCCACTCG GTTTGATGATCTCATGGTGAACCTTCCTCTGCCAGAGTACACAAAGAGAGATGGCCGGCTCAACTTGGCCTCTCGTCTTCCAAACTTCTTCGTACGGCCAGATCTGGGTCCTAAAATGTACAATGCCTACG GTCTGATCTCCACAGAAGACAGGAAGGTTGGCACCACTAACCTGCATCTGGACGTATCTGATGCAGTCAACGTAATGGTGTATGTGGGCATCCCAGAAGGAGACAGTGACCATGAAATCA AAGCCGATTTCGCTGGATGCAAAg AGGTGATGCAGACCATTGAAGAGGGAGATGTGGATGAAGTGACTAAGAGAAGAGTCTATGAGGCAAAGGAGAAACCTGGAGCTCTCTGGCACATCTACGCCGCCAAAGATGCAGAGAAGATCCGTGAGCTCCTGCGAAAG GTTGGAGAGGAACAAGGTCAAGAGAACCCACCAGACCATGATCCAATCCACGACCAGAGCTGGTACCTGGATCAGACGCTGCGTCGCCGGCTGTATGAGGAGTACGGGGTCCAGGGCTGGTCTATTGTGCAGTTTTTGGGAGATGCTGTGTTCATCCCAGCTGGTGCGCCACATCAG GTGCACAACTTGTACAGCTGTATCAAGGTCGCAGAGGACTTTGTTTCTCCCGAGCATGTGAAGCACTGTTTTAGACTGACGCAGGAGTTCCGGCACCTGTCCACCACTCACACTAACCATGAGGACAAGCTACAG GTGAAGAACATCATCTACCATGCCGTGAAGGATGCTGTGGGAACATTAAAAGCCCATGAGCCTAAACTAGGCCGCTCTTAG
- the LOC113069575 gene encoding lysine-specific demethylase 3B-like isoform X2, with protein MGDSLGLIGKRLLLLLGDGGSAAEGAVEQADWIRGTVRAVSVIGLASPGTEVFVEFDDSPWRQRSWVQVYGDEVRAVLMESAIVWASCSDPSLSAAPQWPALMFKPLVDRVGLGSLVPVEFFGARTLAFLPNGSALHTFETEKDFGHSLLQEQPALQAAISRWHSDSELQEILRKGSCTIRGQRVQVYQPEFGEPWALGLVSQHDLVSHIMEIIMDQGEETQVVDPRVIHVMLAVEQSEKSPDRRKKEGDGGKGEGGRRRRTTSEGDEDITLKRFKGAGEGASDSQNGSGSNTDAEAMVTCVEMPGEGGVGGRVTSTCSPGSSNNSNSSQQEHSHIRSTGFVKENGSFVPNQERISSSVSAVLPASTPTPPPLKPAPSPFSNTFPSLGQMPSLVPGAPAPKSSPTLPAAEREEEGVLSGYPKTAALVSPGPVTISSPSQDNASSVALSAPVEANKKPSKWGSAPEAIQTPKTPALAAAGFGKQSSEPVFGEVPTQANGSSQEDKPFGFPFGAAKESQGQGSDPSQNLFFQIMSQNQSITQGQSKAFTSLSECLNKEPPNLFKPAAPSEGFKKVVAASTSAGLFGSAAASGLAPMKELPKVPEIKPAGNGIIMNKPFGAVGEAFPPATGQAASSAEPLNPSLGLGTSGLGSARNVNSSNPGSGFGLLASNKVSETHENLFLQATKETNPFLAYGGAVSHSPFSALSAPKSALSASAVSPSGSSGPLSQDPPGGDAKPNLFTMAEPPKGILAPQFPAPALTTTPSFTSVAQDGQQMSKPSKEGSDGSPGTRLSTEGQDVAMPFDQTKFALEERSHSTKRDSESSSNSDLSDLSEGEDNSGQSQKPGVSSATEDKSKTQPVAKSRPRSKPIKVGQSVLKDQNKVRRLKQSGESFLQDGSCINVAPHLHKCRECRLERYRKSREDSDDDDDPNVACRFFHFRRLAFTKKGVLRVEGFLSPQQSDSMAMGLWLPSLTAQEGLDLDTSKYILANVGDQFCQLVMSEKEAMMMIEPHQKVAWKRAVRGVREMCDVCETTLFNIHWVCRKCGFGVCLDCYRLRKNRPPEACLGLTSALSVDESPEEEVFSWLKCAKGQPHEPQNLMPTQIIPGTALYSIGDMVHAARGKWGIKANCPCTSRHNKPLVRPSAPNGLSQSGAANSVGNGATTRPNGDPAAGAVVKTEPVEEAGSADTTSGTSGTNSSTSSPAPAPTPAAKDGKGSSSALHWLADLATQKEPKDTMCSGSSSGFISESLRSVMGRDSRTPFGLDSFGTLSKPSGASPKLFNSLLLGAGPSQPKAEGTSLRDLLNSGPGKLPQGPAEGGVPFPSVFSTAGADKMKGGLPNFLDHIIASVVETKKAESRRSSGAAEGGESGAVPRREGLMGLSVLDPHTSHSWLCDGRLLCLQDPSNSNNWKIFRECWKQGQPVLVSGIHKKLKEHLWKPESFSKEFGDQDVDLVNCRNCAIISDVKVRDFWDGFQVISKRLQGGDGQPMVLKLKDWPPGEDFRDMMPTRFDDLMVNLPLPEYTKRDGRLNLASRLPNFFVRPDLGPKMYNAYGLISTEDRKVGTTNLHLDVSDAVNVMVYVGIPEGDSDHEIKADFAGCKEVMQTIEEGDVDEVTKRRVYEAKEKPGALWHIYAAKDAEKIRELLRKVGEEQGQENPPDHDPIHDQSWYLDQTLRRRLYEEYGVQGWSIVQFLGDAVFIPAGAPHQVHNLYSCIKVAEDFVSPEHVKHCFRLTQEFRHLSTTHTNHEDKLQVKNIIYHAVKDAVGTLKAHEPKLGRS; from the exons ATGGGGGACTCGCTCGGTCTGATCGGGAagcggctgctgctgctgctcggTGACGGGGGCTCCGCGGCGGAAGGGGCGGTGGAGCAGGCGGACTGGATCCGCGGAACCGTGCGGGCGGTCAGTGTGATCGGGCTGGCAAGCCCCGGGACGGAG GTGTTTGTGGAGTTTGACGACAGCCCTTGGCGGCAGCGCTCATGGGTGCAGGTGTACGGGGACGAGGTGCGAGCCGTTCTCATGGAGAGTGCCATCGTCTGGGCCAGCTGCAGTGATCCGTCGCTCTCCGCTGCGCCTCAGTGGCCAGCCTTG ATGTTTAAACCTCTGGTTGACCGAGTGGGTTTGGGATCCCTGGTTCCTGTGGAGTTCTTTGGCGCGAGAACCTTGGCATTTCTCCCTAACGGAAGCGCACTGCACACTTTTGAG acTGAAAAAGATTTCGGACACTCTCTGCTACAAGAGCAGCCGGCGCTTCAAGCGGCCATCAGCCGCTGGCACAGTGACTCGGAGTTGCAGGAGATCCTGCGGAAAG GATCGTGCACTATTCGGGGTCAGAGAGTGCAGGTGTACCAGCCTGAGTTTGGGGAGCCCTGGGCCTTGGGACTCGTATCTCAGCACGATCTAGTTTCACACATTATGGAGATTATCATGGACCAG GGTGAAGAGACACAAGTCGTCGATCCCCGGGTTATTCACGTGATGCTTGCTGTGGAGCAGTCAGAGAAG AGCCCAGATCGACGCAAGAAGGAGGGCGATGGTGGGAAAGGTGAGGGCGGTCGGCGGCGCCGGACAACATCTGAAGGAGATGAAGACATTACTCTGAAACGTTTCAAAGGAGCCGGAGAGGGCGCCTCTGACAGCCAGAATGGCAGTGGCTCTAACACGGACGCTGAGGCTATGGTAACATGTGTAGAGATGCCGGGAGAGGGTGGCGTAGGTGGGAGGGTGACGAGCACCTGTAGTCCAGGCTCCTCTAACAACAGCAATTCCTCTCAGCAGGAGCACTCCCACATAAGGAGCACAGGTTTTGTTAAGGAGAATGGCAGTTTTGTCCCAAACCAAGAAAGGATATCCTCTTCAGTATCAGCGGTGCTTCCTGCGTCCACTCCAACACCACCTCCATTGAAGCCTGCACCGTCGCCCTTTTCTAACACTTTTCCTTCTTTGGGTCAAATGCCCAGCTTGGTGCCCGGAGCCCCTGCCCCGAAATCCTCTCCCACACTCCCGGCAGCCGAGAGGGAGGAGGAAGGTGTCCTTTCAGGGTATCCTAAAACAGCTGCCCTGGTGTCTCCGGGTCCTGTGACCATTTCATCACCTTCCCAAGACAACGCTTCAAGTGTGGCCCTTTCTGCTCCTGTAGAAGCAAACAAAAAGCCCAGTAAATGGGGATCTGCTCCAGAAGCAATCCAG ACCCCCAAGACCCCTGCTCTAGCTGCTGCAGGATTTGGTAAACAGTCAAGTGAGCCAGTGTTTGGAGAAGTTCCCACACAGGCCAATGGTTCTTCCCAGGAGGACAAGCCTTTTGGCTTTCCTTTTGGAGCTGCGAAGGAGTCTCAGGGGCAGGGCTCTGATCCCTCACAGAACCTGTTCTTCCAAATCATGTCTCAGAACCAGAGCATCACACAAGGCCAGTCAAAGGCCTTCACGTCCTTGTCCGAGTGCCTGAACAAGGAGCCGCCCAACCTGTTCAAGCCTGCCGCTCCCTCCGAGGGTTTCAAAAAGGTGGTTGCAGCTTCTACATCCGCTGGACTGTTTGGTTCAGCAGCTGCTAGTGGCCTGGCACCAATGAAAGAGCTGCCAAAAGTGCCTGAGATCAAGCCTGCAGGCAATGGGATCATAATGAACAAGCCTTTCGGAGCGGTGGGGGAGGCTTTTCCCCCAGCCACAGGTCAAGCTGCGAGCTCTGCAGAGCCTCTGAATCCCTCTTTGGGATTAGGAACCAGCGGACTGGGAAGTGCCAGAAATGTTAACAGCTCAAATCCAGGCAGCGGTTTTGGTCTGCTGGCTAGCAACAAGGTTTCGGAAACTCATGAGAACCTTTTCCTACAGGCCACGAAGGAAACAAATCCATTTCTTGCTTATGGCGGAGCTGTTTCACACAGCCCTTTTAGTGCATTGTCAGCCCCGAAGTCTGCGCTGTCCGCGTCTGCTGTCTCTCCTTCAGGCAGCTCTGGTCCACTTAGTCAAGATCCTCCTGGTGGTGATGCCAAACCAAATCTCTTCACCATGGCAGAACCTCCTAAGGGAATCTTAGCCCCCCAGTTCCCTGCTCCTGCCCTCACGACCACTCCGTCATTCACTTCAGTTGCCCAGGATGGACAACAAATGTCCAAACCAAGCAAAGAGGGTTCAGATGGCAGCCCGGGAACCCGCCTCAGCACCGAAGGCCAAGATGTGGCTATGCCTTTTGACCAAACCAAGTTTGCTTTGGAGGAACGCAGTCATTCCACCAAAAGAGATTCAGAGTCCAGTAGCAACAGTGACCTGTCTGATTTGAGCGAGGGGGAGGACAACTCCGGCCAGAGCCAGAAACCTGGGGTTTCCTCAGCCACTGAGGATAAGAGCAAGACCCAGCCTGTGGCTAAGAGCCGGCCACGGAGCAAACCCATCAAAG TGGGACAGTCCGTGTTGAAGGACCAGAATAAGGTTCGGCGCTTGAAGCAGTCCGGAGAGTCCTTTCTACAAGACGGCTCCTGCATTAACGTGGCGCCCCACCTGCACAAATGCCGCGAGTGCCGTCTGGAGCGCTACAGGAAATCCCGCGAGGACtcggatgatgatgatgacccAAACGTGGCTTGCCGATTCTTCCACTTCCGCAG GCTGGCTTTCACTAAGAAGGGAGTCCTTCGCGTGGAGGGCTTTCTGAGCCCGCAGCAGAGTGACAGCATGGCGATGGGCCTGTGGCTCCCCTCCCTCACAGCACAGGAAGGACTTGACCTGGACACGTCCAAATATATTTTAGCAAACGTGGGTGACCAGTTTTGCCAACTGGTCATGTCAGAGAAAGAGGCCATGATGATGATCGAGCCCCATC AAAAAGTGGCATGGAAGCGAGCTGTGAGGGGAGTGAGAGAGATGTGCGACGTGTGTGAGACGACGCTGTTCAACATCCACTGGGTGTGTCGCAAATGCGGCTTCGGCGTTTGTCTCGACTGCTACCGGCTACGCAAGAACAGGCCACCTGAAG CATGTCTCGGACTCACTTCTGCTCTTTCAGTAGACGAGAGTCCTGAAGAAGAGGTGTTCTCATGGCTGAAGTGTGCTAAAGGCCAGCCACACGAACCACAGAACCTCATGCCCACTCAAATTATACCTGGCACGG CCTTATACAGCATAGGTGACATGGTACACGCAGCCAGAGGTAAATGGGGCATCAAAGCGAACTGCCCCTGCACTAGTCGACATAACAAACCCTTGGTGCGGCCCAGTGCTCCAAACGGCCTTTCACAG TCGGGTGCAGCTAACAGTGTGGGGAATGGAGCCACAACCCGTCCGAACGGGGACCCGGCAGCGGGTGCTGTAGTCAAAACAGAGCCTGTTGAGGAGGCGGGCAGCGCTGACACAACGTCAGGCACCAGTGGGACAAACAGCAGCACTTCTAGTCCTGCTCCTGCCCCGACACCAGCTGCTAAAGATGGCAAGGGCAGTTCCTCGGCCCTTCACTGGCTGGCTGACCTGGCCACACAAAAGGAGCCCAAAG ACACAATGTGCTCAGGCTCTTCCTCTGGTTTTATCTCAGAGTCTCTGCGCTCCGTGATGGGTCGAGACTCTCGTACTCCATTTGGTCTGGACTCCTTCGGGACCCTTTCCAAACCCTCAGGGGCTAGTCCCAAGCTCTTCAACAGTCTGCTGCTGGGCGCTGGCCCTTCCCAACCCAAAGCAGAGGGCACTAGTCTCCGAGATCTACTGAACTCTGGCCCCGGAAAGCTCCCGCAAGGTCCCGCCGAGGGAGGTGTTCCCTTCCCTTCAGTGTTCTCCACTGCTGGT GCTGATAAAATGAAGGGAGGACTTCCTAACTTCTTGGATCATATCATTGCATCAGTGGTGGAGACGAAGAAGGCAGAGAGTCGCCGGTCATCAGGGGCAGCAGAAGGCGGCGAGTCGGGGGCCGTTCCTCGCAGAGAGGGCTTGATGGGTCTCAGTGTATTAGACCCTCACACTTCCCACTCCTGGCTGTGCGATGGCCGACTGCTCTGCCTGCAGGACCCCAGCAACAGCAACAACTGGAAGATCTTCAGAGAGTGCTGGAAACAAGGACAG CCTGTGCTGGTCTCAGGCATACACAAGAAGCTGAAGGAACACTTATGGAAGCCAGAGTCCTTTAGCAAGGAGTTTGGAGACCAGGATGTGGACCTGGTCAACTGTAGGAACTGCGCCATCATTTCTGATGTCAAAGTCAGAGACTTCTGGGATGGTTTCCAGGTTATTTCCA AGCGGTTGCAGGGTGGAGATGGCCAACCTATGGTACTGAAACTTAAAGACTGGCCTCCTGGAGAAGATTTCAGAGATATGATGCCCACTCG GTTTGATGATCTCATGGTGAACCTTCCTCTGCCAGAGTACACAAAGAGAGATGGCCGGCTCAACTTGGCCTCTCGTCTTCCAAACTTCTTCGTACGGCCAGATCTGGGTCCTAAAATGTACAATGCCTACG GTCTGATCTCCACAGAAGACAGGAAGGTTGGCACCACTAACCTGCATCTGGACGTATCTGATGCAGTCAACGTAATGGTGTATGTGGGCATCCCAGAAGGAGACAGTGACCATGAAATCA AAGCCGATTTCGCTGGATGCAAAg AGGTGATGCAGACCATTGAAGAGGGAGATGTGGATGAAGTGACTAAGAGAAGAGTCTATGAGGCAAAGGAGAAACCTGGAGCTCTCTGGCACATCTACGCCGCCAAAGATGCAGAGAAGATCCGTGAGCTCCTGCGAAAG GTTGGAGAGGAACAAGGTCAAGAGAACCCACCAGACCATGATCCAATCCACGACCAGAGCTGGTACCTGGATCAGACGCTGCGTCGCCGGCTGTATGAGGAGTACGGGGTCCAGGGCTGGTCTATTGTGCAGTTTTTGGGAGATGCTGTGTTCATCCCAGCTGGTGCGCCACATCAG GTGCACAACTTGTACAGCTGTATCAAGGTCGCAGAGGACTTTGTTTCTCCCGAGCATGTGAAGCACTGTTTTAGACTGACGCAGGAGTTCCGGCACCTGTCCACCACTCACACTAACCATGAGGACAAGCTACAG GTGAAGAACATCATCTACCATGCCGTGAAGGATGCTGTGGGAACATTAAAAGCCCATGAGCCTAAACTAGGCCGCTCTTAG